A single genomic interval of Peribacillus sp. FSL H8-0477 harbors:
- the metH gene encoding methionine synthase yields MNKPTINEVLSQKILLLDGAMGTMIQNENLTAEDFGGEEFEGCNEYLSITIPDTIQSIHEAYLKAGADIIETNTFGATDIVLDEYNLGSLAYELNKRSAELACKACETYSTAEWPRYTAGSMGPTTKTLSVTGGTTFDGLTASYEEQARGLIDGGVDLLLVETCQDMLNVKAAFSGIKQAFKQVGKEIPIIISGTIEPMGTTLAGQSIEAFYLSCEHMKPLAVGLNCATGPEFMIDHIRTLAGLSNSAVSCYPNAGLPDEEGHYHETPDSLAQKMKQFAEKGWINIIGGCCGTTPAHIEKLSAAIRDIRPRTLPDEPHTHAVSGIEPLLYDDSMRPLFVGERTNVIGSRKFKELIRGKQYEQAAEIARAQVKKGAHVIDICLADPDGDELGDMKEFVTEVVKKIKVPLVIDTTDEAVLEQALKHSQGKAIINSINLEDGEERFEKIVPLIHQYGAAVVVGTIDEVGMAVSAERKLEIAKRSVDLLVNKYKLNPKDLIFDPLVFPVGTGDEQYIGSALETVKGIQMIKENLPDCQTILGISNVSFGLPGRGREILNAVYLYHCTKAGLDYAIVNTEKLERFASIPADEVTLAEELLFKTTDKALAQFTEFYRGKKADKKENIAKLPLNERLANYIIEGTKEGLVPDLDLILQEGKAPLEIINGPLMDGMSEVGRLFNDNQLIVAEVLQSAEAMKAAVAHLEPYMTAEAQSSKKGKILLATVKGDVHDIGKNLVEIILSNNGYEVVDLGIKVGSQSIVEAVRLHQPTAIGLSGLLVKSAQQMVLTAQDLKQADIDLPILVGGAALSRKFTDFKISPEYGGSVIYSKDAMDGLATANSLHDDEKKVIFLEQHESRRQKAKENAIAAAALPKPKPKLSTSPAIEPAPVQKPVDLNRHVLRNYPYKLVGPYINRQMLIGHHLGLKGKVAELIKAGDNKAVALNHLVDELITFLQNQEEYTINAVYQFFPAQSDGNKIIIYNPENHNEILEMFDFPRQETSPNLCLADFLKPVSSGVMDYAGFFVVSAGKHVRKYAEKWKVEGDFLKSHAIQSLALETAEGFAERLHQLMRDDLHISDPIDMTMKDRFAAKYTGQRFSFGYPACPNLEDQEKLFRLLKPEDVGIQLTEGCMMDPEASVSAMVFAHPQARYFNVER; encoded by the coding sequence ATGAATAAACCTACGATAAATGAAGTACTATCTCAAAAGATTCTCCTCTTAGATGGAGCAATGGGAACGATGATTCAAAATGAAAATTTGACAGCAGAAGATTTTGGAGGAGAAGAATTTGAAGGGTGTAATGAATATTTATCCATTACGATCCCAGATACTATTCAATCTATTCACGAAGCCTATCTAAAAGCAGGAGCAGATATCATTGAGACGAATACATTCGGGGCAACGGATATTGTGCTCGATGAATACAATCTTGGCAGCCTTGCTTATGAACTAAATAAACGATCTGCCGAACTTGCCTGTAAGGCCTGCGAGACTTACTCTACGGCTGAATGGCCGCGTTATACGGCAGGTTCCATGGGACCGACAACAAAAACGCTTTCGGTTACTGGCGGTACTACATTTGACGGCTTAACCGCTTCATATGAAGAACAGGCCCGCGGGCTAATTGACGGAGGTGTTGATTTACTTCTAGTGGAAACATGTCAAGATATGTTAAATGTGAAGGCTGCATTTTCAGGGATTAAACAAGCTTTCAAACAAGTTGGTAAAGAAATTCCAATCATTATTTCAGGAACCATTGAACCGATGGGAACCACACTTGCAGGTCAATCGATTGAAGCTTTTTATCTCTCATGTGAGCACATGAAGCCACTAGCAGTCGGTCTAAATTGTGCAACAGGTCCGGAATTTATGATTGACCATATTCGAACACTCGCTGGGTTATCTAATTCAGCCGTCAGTTGTTACCCCAATGCAGGACTGCCGGATGAAGAAGGACATTATCATGAAACGCCGGACTCACTTGCTCAAAAAATGAAACAATTTGCAGAAAAAGGCTGGATCAATATCATCGGCGGCTGCTGTGGCACTACACCCGCACATATTGAAAAATTATCCGCTGCGATAAGAGATATTAGGCCTAGGACGCTCCCTGATGAGCCGCATACGCATGCCGTAAGTGGAATTGAACCATTGCTATATGATGACTCCATGCGTCCTCTATTCGTCGGAGAACGGACGAATGTGATTGGTTCAAGGAAATTCAAGGAATTAATTCGCGGTAAACAGTATGAACAAGCGGCTGAAATAGCCCGCGCTCAAGTGAAAAAAGGGGCACATGTGATTGATATTTGTCTGGCAGATCCTGATGGCGATGAACTCGGTGATATGAAGGAATTTGTCACTGAGGTCGTAAAAAAAATTAAAGTGCCATTGGTGATAGATACAACAGATGAAGCGGTGCTTGAACAAGCGTTGAAACATTCTCAAGGGAAAGCGATCATAAACTCCATCAATTTAGAGGATGGGGAGGAGAGATTTGAAAAAATTGTCCCCCTTATTCATCAATATGGAGCGGCGGTTGTTGTCGGGACCATTGATGAAGTAGGAATGGCTGTTAGTGCCGAACGAAAACTTGAAATTGCCAAACGTTCAGTAGACTTACTTGTCAATAAATATAAGCTCAATCCAAAGGACCTTATTTTTGATCCATTGGTCTTTCCAGTAGGGACTGGGGACGAACAGTATATTGGTTCTGCCTTAGAAACGGTAAAAGGAATTCAAATGATTAAAGAGAATCTGCCGGACTGCCAGACTATACTTGGAATATCAAATGTTTCTTTCGGTCTACCAGGAAGAGGACGAGAAATACTTAATGCCGTTTATCTCTATCATTGTACAAAGGCAGGGCTCGATTATGCCATCGTGAATACTGAAAAACTTGAGCGGTTTGCCTCCATCCCGGCAGATGAAGTCACGCTCGCTGAGGAACTGCTTTTTAAAACAACAGACAAAGCGCTAGCTCAATTCACAGAATTTTACCGAGGCAAAAAAGCAGATAAAAAGGAAAACATCGCAAAGCTTCCTCTTAACGAAAGGCTGGCTAATTATATTATTGAAGGTACAAAGGAAGGCCTTGTTCCTGATTTAGATCTCATTCTTCAGGAAGGAAAGGCACCGCTTGAAATCATTAATGGTCCGTTAATGGATGGAATGAGTGAAGTGGGTCGTTTGTTTAATGATAATCAGCTGATTGTTGCCGAAGTGCTTCAAAGTGCGGAGGCGATGAAAGCTGCAGTTGCCCATCTTGAACCGTATATGACAGCAGAAGCCCAAAGCAGTAAAAAAGGGAAGATTCTGCTTGCAACAGTAAAGGGTGATGTCCATGATATAGGAAAAAACTTAGTCGAAATTATTCTTTCCAATAATGGTTATGAGGTAGTTGATTTAGGGATAAAGGTAGGGTCACAAAGTATTGTTGAAGCGGTAAGGCTTCATCAACCGACCGCAATAGGCCTCTCTGGATTACTTGTTAAATCGGCTCAGCAAATGGTACTCACTGCTCAAGATTTAAAGCAGGCGGATATTGACTTACCGATACTGGTAGGAGGTGCTGCGCTGTCACGTAAATTTACCGATTTCAAGATTTCTCCTGAATATGGAGGATCCGTAATTTATTCTAAAGATGCTATGGACGGACTTGCAACGGCCAACTCGTTGCATGATGATGAGAAAAAAGTGATTTTCCTTGAACAGCATGAAAGCAGACGTCAAAAAGCAAAAGAAAACGCAATTGCCGCTGCTGCGCTGCCTAAACCCAAACCAAAACTCTCTACATCACCTGCAATCGAACCTGCACCAGTGCAAAAACCAGTTGACCTAAATCGCCATGTTCTGCGGAATTATCCATACAAACTGGTGGGTCCTTATATTAATAGACAGATGTTAATTGGGCATCACTTGGGGTTGAAAGGGAAGGTAGCTGAGCTGATTAAAGCAGGCGACAACAAGGCAGTTGCTCTAAATCACTTAGTAGATGAATTAATCACGTTTTTACAGAATCAAGAAGAGTATACAATCAATGCCGTATATCAATTTTTCCCTGCCCAGAGTGATGGAAATAAAATAATTATATACAACCCAGAGAACCATAATGAAATACTCGAAATGTTTGATTTTCCACGGCAGGAAACAAGCCCTAATTTATGCCTAGCTGACTTCCTGAAACCTGTCAGCTCGGGAGTGATGGATTATGCAGGATTTTTTGTGGTATCAGCTGGGAAGCATGTTAGAAAGTATGCTGAAAAATGGAAAGTGGAAGGCGACTTCTTAAAGAGCCATGCAATCCAGTCACTTGCATTAGAAACAGCTGAGGGGTTTGCGGAACGGCTCCATCAGCTGATGCGGGATGACCTTCATATCAGTGATCCGATTGATATGACGATGAAAGACCGTTTTGCTGCTAAATATACCGGTCAACGTTTTTCATTCGGTTATCCAGCCTGTCCAAATCTGGAAGATCAAGAAAAGTTATTCCGTTTGCTTAAACCAGAAGATGTGGGCATTCAGTTAACTGAAGGTTGTATGATGGATCCAGAAGCATCTGTGTCCGCCATGGTATTTGCCCATCCACAGGCTCGGTACTTTAATGTAGAACGGTGA
- a CDS encoding bifunctional homocysteine S-methyltransferase/methylenetetrahydrofolate reductase, with the protein MDFRQELSKRVLVGEGAMGTLLYSHGIDHCYEEMNTTDPNQIEAIHRAYAAAGADILQSNTYGANYHKLKRYGLEDEVSVINRKGVELAKKAASKQAFVFGTIGALRSIRKNDLDIEEIKRSFREQLYSLLMEGPDGLILETYYDLEELETVLQIARKETGLPIIANVSLHEIGYLQNGLHLNEAFSRLDALGADVVGLNCRLGPHHMIRSLEEVPLPKNAGIAVYPNASLPEYVDGRLVYEAVPEYFGSSALKLREQGASIIGGCCGTTPKHIGAVKKALGTLSPIKEKASKAPQIEIIEVDKKDQIPAIHLQAKTKRTILVELDPPKKLGIEAFMAGSSCLRDAGVDSVTLADNSLASPRISNLALGIKMKNELNMNPLIHITCRDRNLIGLQSHLMGLQTLGLNEVLVITGDPSKIGDFPGATSVYDLSSFDLISLIKQFNEGLSYSGQSLGQRTNFKIAAAFNPNVKYLDKAVQRLEKKIACGAQSFLTQPIYSTSQIEDVYQATKHLDTPIFLGVMPLTSSRNAEFIHNEIPGIKLPDSVRAAMASAGNDPVKAKIEANAIAKELIDATMERFKGIYLITPFLRYDMTAQLTQYIRTTDKEKPAEVKEHE; encoded by the coding sequence ATGGATTTTCGCCAAGAATTATCAAAAAGGGTTTTGGTTGGGGAAGGAGCAATGGGAACACTATTATATTCACATGGAATCGATCATTGCTACGAGGAAATGAATACGACAGACCCTAATCAAATTGAGGCGATTCACCGTGCCTATGCCGCTGCGGGAGCTGATATTCTTCAATCTAATACCTATGGTGCCAACTATCATAAATTAAAACGGTATGGCTTAGAAGATGAAGTGAGTGTTATTAACCGTAAAGGTGTAGAACTAGCTAAAAAAGCTGCATCCAAACAAGCATTTGTTTTTGGGACCATTGGAGCACTGCGGAGTATTCGTAAAAATGATTTGGATATAGAAGAAATAAAACGGAGCTTTAGAGAGCAGCTGTACAGCTTATTAATGGAAGGACCCGATGGATTAATCCTTGAGACCTATTACGATTTAGAGGAGCTGGAAACCGTACTCCAGATTGCCAGAAAAGAAACAGGGCTCCCTATTATCGCAAATGTTTCGCTGCATGAGATAGGGTATCTGCAAAATGGTCTCCATCTCAATGAAGCCTTTTCAAGACTAGATGCTTTGGGGGCAGACGTTGTCGGATTGAACTGTCGATTAGGTCCGCATCATATGATACGTTCGTTAGAAGAAGTACCGCTGCCTAAAAATGCAGGCATTGCCGTGTACCCGAACGCCAGCCTTCCGGAATACGTCGATGGCCGACTTGTCTATGAGGCTGTACCAGAATATTTCGGCTCAAGTGCGTTGAAATTACGTGAACAGGGTGCATCAATTATCGGGGGTTGTTGTGGGACAACACCTAAGCATATCGGAGCGGTAAAAAAAGCGCTGGGAACATTGAGCCCGATAAAGGAAAAAGCTAGTAAGGCCCCTCAAATTGAGATTATTGAAGTCGATAAAAAGGATCAAATACCAGCCATTCATCTGCAGGCCAAAACAAAACGAACCATTTTGGTCGAATTGGATCCGCCTAAGAAACTAGGAATAGAGGCATTTATGGCGGGATCATCATGTTTACGGGATGCTGGTGTAGATTCGGTCACACTGGCAGATAATTCACTTGCAAGTCCGCGAATCAGCAATTTGGCTCTTGGGATTAAGATGAAAAATGAGCTCAATATGAATCCGCTCATTCACATTACCTGTCGAGATCGAAATCTAATTGGCCTGCAATCTCACTTAATGGGCTTACAGACACTTGGATTAAATGAAGTACTGGTTATTACTGGAGATCCTTCTAAAATTGGAGATTTTCCGGGGGCCACATCTGTCTATGATTTATCCTCATTTGATTTAATCAGCTTAATCAAACAATTTAATGAAGGTTTATCTTACTCAGGTCAAAGTTTGGGACAGCGGACTAATTTTAAAATTGCTGCGGCTTTTAACCCAAATGTGAAATACTTAGATAAAGCCGTTCAAAGGCTTGAAAAGAAAATAGCTTGCGGAGCACAATCCTTTTTAACGCAGCCTATTTATTCCACAAGTCAAATTGAAGATGTCTATCAAGCTACCAAACACTTAGATACACCTATTTTTCTAGGCGTTATGCCTTTGACAAGCTCACGGAATGCCGAATTTATTCACAATGAAATCCCAGGAATTAAATTACCGGATTCAGTACGAGCAGCAATGGCTTCAGCTGGAAACGATCCAGTTAAAGCGAAGATCGAAGCAAATGCTATTGCTAAGGAATTGATTGATGCAACAATGGAGAGATTTAAAGGAATCTATTTAATCACTCCATTTTTACGATACGACATGACGGCACAGCTTACACAATATATCCGCACAACAGACAAAGAGAAACCAGCAGAGGTGAAAGAACATGAATAA
- a CDS encoding class I SAM-dependent methyltransferase, which translates to MLEIIAKQFRKPEGLLGKIVGRIMSMDNRKINTWTLNRLQIKPGDIILEIGFGPGAAIEEMFKRQRNVRIDGIDLSHDMLKAASTRNLDALKKKKLRLFEGDLLEIEEDFYQYDKVVSVNNYPLWKDKQNSLKRIYQLMKHNGIIAITVQPREDDASRKKTFAHAHEIEQALYLAGFRNISVKFKKIAPELTVCVTAVCKK; encoded by the coding sequence ATGCTGGAAATTATAGCAAAGCAGTTTCGAAAACCAGAAGGATTGCTAGGGAAAATTGTCGGCAGGATTATGTCCATGGATAATCGAAAGATCAATACATGGACCCTGAATAGGCTGCAAATTAAACCTGGGGACATTATTTTAGAAATTGGATTTGGACCGGGTGCTGCAATTGAAGAAATGTTTAAGAGACAACGAAATGTACGGATTGATGGTATAGATCTCTCACATGATATGCTGAAGGCTGCTTCTACACGAAATTTGGATGCCTTAAAAAAGAAAAAACTACGTTTATTCGAAGGAGATCTTTTAGAAATTGAAGAGGATTTTTATCAGTATGACAAAGTTGTCTCGGTTAATAACTATCCATTATGGAAAGACAAACAGAATTCTCTTAAGCGAATATATCAACTGATGAAGCATAATGGCATCATTGCCATTACTGTCCAACCACGGGAGGATGACGCATCCCGAAAAAAGACATTTGCTCATGCACATGAAATCGAACAAGCATTATACCTTGCTGGATTCCGTAATATTTCAGTGAAATTCAAAAAAATAGCACCAGAACTTACTGTCTGTGTTACAGCTGTTTGTAAAAAATAG
- a CDS encoding MOSC domain-containing protein, translating to MSTRKIKGIHIGEPKLKTLSGRSLITGMDKQAVQKIDLSYRGFNGDGVGNMRHHGGVDRAVCFYPNEHYLQWEKEFNKVLKRPAFGENLTVSGMKESEVYFGDIYQIGTSIVEICQGRIPCATISHFNEVPTFLKRTMETGYTGYFARVIEEGTIEGESDIILKERVQEAYTVERGNRILLHNEGNQTDIEGMLMLGSLADDWKMRVEKKRLARMEQ from the coding sequence ATGAGTACACGAAAAATTAAAGGGATACATATTGGTGAACCTAAGCTTAAAACGTTGTCAGGCAGATCTTTAATTACAGGAATGGATAAACAAGCTGTTCAAAAAATCGATCTGTCTTATAGAGGGTTTAACGGAGATGGTGTAGGTAATATGAGACATCATGGCGGTGTCGATCGGGCAGTATGTTTCTATCCAAATGAGCATTATCTTCAATGGGAGAAGGAATTCAATAAAGTTCTGAAAAGGCCGGCCTTTGGAGAAAATTTAACTGTATCAGGCATGAAAGAATCTGAGGTTTATTTCGGAGATATTTATCAAATAGGTACGAGTATAGTAGAAATCTGTCAAGGTAGAATTCCTTGTGCGACTATTTCACATTTTAATGAAGTCCCAACTTTTTTGAAAAGGACTATGGAAACAGGGTACACCGGGTATTTTGCCAGGGTGATCGAAGAAGGTACGATTGAAGGTGAATCAGACATCATCCTAAAGGAAAGAGTTCAAGAAGCCTATACAGTCGAACGGGGAAATCGAATACTTCTTCATAATGAAGGGAATCAGACTGACATCGAAGGGATGCTGATGCTCGGTTCACTAGCAGACGATTGGAAAATGAGAGTCGAAAAAAAACGACTTGCACGGATGGAGCAGTAA
- the glpK gene encoding glycerol kinase GlpK, with protein MEKYILSIDQGTTSTRAILFNKAGEMVHVSQQEFKQYFPEPGWVEHDANEIWGSVLAVIATCLSDSDIKPIQIDSIGITNQRETTVVWNKKTGKPIYHAIVWQSRQTASICTDLKEAGYEETFRKKTGLRLDSYFSGTKVKWILDHVEGAREQAENGELLFGTIDTWLIWRLSAGKAHVTDYSNASRTLMFNIHDLQWDEELLKILDIPKSMLPEVKSSSEIYGCTDETHFFGQQIPLAGAAGDQQAALFGQACFESGMGKNTYGTGCFMLMNTGNKAVESKHGLLTTIAWGIDGKVTYALEGSVFVAGSAVQWLRDGMRMLKDTSDSEEYCYKVTSSDGVYVVPAFVGLGTPYWDSDVRGSVFGLTRGTTKEHFIRATLESLAYQARDVLDVMEADSGIHLKKLRVDGGVVKNNFLMQFQSDMLSVEVERPAINETTALGAAYLAGLATGYWKDSTEIAAQWKLEKEFVPSMDEENREELYGGWKKAVKAAQLFK; from the coding sequence GTGGAGAAATATATACTTTCGATTGATCAAGGTACGACAAGTACAAGAGCCATTTTATTCAATAAAGCAGGGGAAATGGTTCATGTGTCACAACAAGAATTTAAACAGTATTTTCCTGAGCCGGGTTGGGTGGAGCATGACGCTAACGAAATTTGGGGATCCGTTTTAGCTGTTATTGCAACATGTTTGTCCGATAGTGATATAAAACCAATACAAATCGATAGTATTGGGATTACGAATCAAAGAGAAACTACAGTCGTTTGGAATAAAAAAACTGGAAAGCCAATTTATCATGCAATTGTTTGGCAATCACGCCAAACAGCGAGCATCTGTACAGATCTAAAAGAAGCAGGTTATGAAGAAACATTTAGAAAAAAAACAGGTCTTCGGCTAGATTCATATTTTTCAGGGACCAAGGTGAAATGGATACTGGATCATGTCGAAGGAGCTAGAGAACAAGCTGAAAACGGTGAGTTATTGTTTGGAACCATTGATACATGGTTGATATGGAGACTTTCTGCTGGTAAGGCTCATGTGACTGATTATTCGAATGCTTCAAGGACATTGATGTTTAATATCCATGATCTTCAGTGGGATGAGGAATTGCTTAAAATTCTCGATATTCCTAAATCAATGCTTCCTGAAGTGAAGTCATCTTCTGAGATTTACGGCTGTACAGATGAAACGCATTTCTTTGGACAGCAAATTCCCCTTGCAGGAGCTGCCGGTGATCAGCAAGCAGCATTGTTTGGACAAGCTTGTTTCGAGTCAGGAATGGGGAAAAATACGTATGGAACAGGCTGCTTCATGCTGATGAATACCGGCAATAAAGCGGTTGAGTCAAAACATGGACTGCTTACCACAATTGCTTGGGGGATAGATGGGAAAGTAACCTATGCTTTGGAGGGAAGTGTGTTTGTTGCCGGATCGGCTGTACAATGGCTGAGAGACGGGATGCGAATGCTGAAAGATACCAGTGATAGTGAAGAATATTGCTATAAAGTTACCTCTTCTGATGGTGTTTATGTAGTACCAGCGTTTGTGGGTTTAGGAACTCCCTATTGGGACAGTGATGTCAGAGGTTCTGTATTTGGTCTAACAAGAGGGACCACTAAGGAACATTTTATCAGAGCAACGCTTGAATCGCTTGCCTATCAGGCTCGGGATGTGCTTGATGTGATGGAAGCCGACTCAGGAATCCATTTGAAAAAGCTGCGTGTAGACGGTGGAGTAGTCAAGAATAATTTCTTGATGCAATTCCAAAGCGATATGCTGTCTGTAGAAGTAGAACGCCCCGCGATCAATGAAACGACGGCACTAGGAGCGGCCTATTTAGCAGGATTGGCAACAGGCTATTGGAAGGATTCCACCGAAATTGCTGCACAATGGAAACTTGAGAAGGAGTTCGTACCAAGCATGGATGAAGAAAATCGTGAAGAATTATACGGCGGTTGGAAAAAAGCGGTTAAAGCAGCACAATTATTTAAATAA
- the ku gene encoding non-homologous end joining protein Ku, with protein sequence MHTIWKGSISFGLVNIPIKLHAATEDKDISLRTLHKECHSPIKYEKVCPVCKKEVGKDDIVRAYEYTKGKFVVLEDEELAQLKKENEDKAVEIIDFVKITEIDPIYFNRSYYMSPNDGGSKAYSLLRQALETSGKVGLAKIMIRSKESLAVIRVLDQTLLMETIHYPDEVRQTEDVPNIPSGENVVKKELDTAIMLIDQLTTDFVPDKYHDEYRTALMELIESKKTGEKVVSAKQPKQAASNVTDLMAALQASIDRTKPAGKTKKTGTRKKAAPRKKEA encoded by the coding sequence ATGCATACAATTTGGAAGGGGAGCATTAGCTTTGGATTAGTTAATATTCCAATTAAACTCCATGCAGCTACTGAAGATAAAGATATTTCCTTACGAACATTGCATAAGGAATGTCATTCACCAATAAAATATGAAAAAGTCTGCCCCGTTTGTAAAAAGGAAGTGGGAAAAGACGATATCGTCAGAGCATATGAATATACGAAAGGAAAGTTTGTTGTGCTTGAAGATGAGGAGTTAGCTCAACTGAAAAAAGAAAATGAAGATAAAGCGGTTGAAATTATCGATTTTGTTAAGATTACAGAAATTGATCCAATCTATTTTAACAGAAGCTACTATATGTCTCCTAATGATGGAGGAAGTAAAGCTTATTCGTTATTGCGACAAGCCCTGGAGACTTCAGGGAAAGTTGGATTGGCGAAAATTATGATACGCTCGAAGGAAAGTTTAGCTGTGATACGCGTACTTGATCAAACACTTTTGATGGAAACCATTCATTATCCGGATGAAGTACGGCAAACGGAAGATGTGCCAAATATTCCATCAGGAGAAAATGTCGTGAAGAAAGAACTCGATACGGCGATTATGCTGATTGATCAATTAACGACAGACTTTGTACCAGATAAATATCATGATGAATACCGGACAGCATTAATGGAACTGATTGAATCGAAAAAGACTGGGGAAAAAGTGGTCAGTGCCAAGCAGCCGAAGCAAGCTGCATCCAATGTGACAGACTTGATGGCTGCCTTACAGGCGTCAATTGACCGGACAAAACCAGCCGGTAAGACCAAAAAAACCGGCACACGTAAAAAAGCTGCCCCCAGAAAAAAAGAAGCCTAA
- a CDS encoding DNA ligase D, whose protein sequence is MLPTYREDAPKGTDWLFEPKYDGFRAILTLSNHHISLISRNGKELLPQFPEIEAFVNSIIPTIEKELPLVFDGELVWLENPYKSNFMHMQWRGRLRNAELISKAVTLSPCTLLAFDLLQIKGKSIMDLPYVKRKSLLFGLGQKQKLPLVPEPKHDARIQLVPNNKTFDFIKEQVLLHDGEGIVAKNAQSSWQEGKRTENWYKLKNWRTVTCFITALDKENEYLTCGVYKDDEIVKIGQVKNGIKPTEKEIIRTLVKNNAHSEDDRYYFMDPSLCISVHFLHAYDQDHLREPQFDRFVLDQVPQNCTWEAFTAAQYTFPETVTVTSPDKPIWELPTQIVTKVDYLQYLRITSSRFLPYLQNRSLTSIRYPHGVLGGERFFQKNVPEYAPDFVKTVLESDHEAILCNDLQTLLWLGNQLAIEFHTPFQKSGKIMPEELILDLDPPGHDHFHLAIKAALIIKGTLDTLNISAFVKTSGNRGLQVHIPLPADVFSYNDTRMFTEFLGDYITGAYPDDFTTERMIKKRGTRLYLDFVQHHEGKTLIAPYSPRGNDFAGVATPLYWDELQDDIQITDYTILTVPERIRKLGCPFAEMEKVRSHQPFGEVLAFLKQNGLRPPEN, encoded by the coding sequence ATGCTGCCCACCTATCGAGAGGATGCTCCCAAGGGGACAGACTGGCTTTTTGAACCGAAATATGATGGATTTCGCGCGATATTAACCCTGTCAAACCATCATATTTCTTTAATAAGCAGAAATGGAAAAGAGTTATTACCACAATTTCCTGAAATTGAAGCGTTTGTCAACTCCATCATTCCTACTATAGAAAAGGAGCTGCCACTCGTATTTGACGGAGAATTAGTCTGGCTGGAAAACCCTTATAAATCTAATTTCATGCACATGCAGTGGCGAGGACGACTGCGGAATGCCGAATTAATTTCAAAGGCTGTGACTCTGTCTCCATGTACCCTGCTTGCCTTTGATTTATTACAGATAAAAGGCAAAAGCATCATGGATTTGCCTTATGTAAAACGAAAAAGCCTTCTCTTCGGTCTTGGTCAAAAACAGAAGCTGCCATTAGTGCCAGAGCCTAAGCATGATGCAAGAATACAACTTGTCCCAAACAACAAAACGTTCGACTTCATAAAAGAGCAGGTACTGCTTCACGATGGAGAGGGAATTGTCGCGAAAAACGCTCAAAGTTCTTGGCAAGAAGGGAAGCGTACTGAAAACTGGTATAAATTAAAAAATTGGCGAACCGTAACTTGTTTCATCACCGCTCTCGATAAAGAAAATGAATATTTGACGTGCGGCGTCTATAAAGATGACGAAATCGTTAAAATTGGACAAGTAAAAAATGGAATCAAACCTACAGAAAAAGAAATCATTCGTACCCTTGTGAAAAACAATGCACATTCAGAAGATGACCGCTATTACTTCATGGACCCTTCTCTTTGTATCTCTGTTCATTTTCTGCATGCCTATGATCAAGACCATCTAAGGGAACCGCAGTTTGACCGCTTCGTCCTCGATCAAGTTCCCCAGAATTGTACATGGGAAGCATTCACAGCGGCTCAATATACCTTTCCAGAAACCGTAACGGTAACCTCCCCAGATAAACCGATTTGGGAATTACCTACACAAATCGTGACCAAAGTGGATTATTTGCAATACCTGCGGATTACTTCAAGTCGGTTTCTCCCGTATCTTCAAAATCGTTCACTTACCTCGATTCGTTATCCGCATGGCGTACTAGGCGGCGAACGTTTTTTCCAAAAAAATGTACCTGAATATGCACCCGATTTTGTGAAGACTGTGCTAGAGTCTGATCATGAAGCCATTCTTTGTAATGATCTTCAGACATTACTCTGGCTCGGAAATCAGCTGGCTATCGAATTTCACACCCCTTTTCAGAAATCAGGAAAGATAATGCCAGAGGAACTCATCCTAGATCTTGATCCGCCAGGACATGATCACTTCCATTTAGCCATCAAAGCCGCTCTCATTATTAAAGGCACATTGGATACATTAAATATTTCAGCCTTTGTTAAAACATCTGGAAATCGAGGACTACAGGTGCATATTCCCTTACCAGCAGACGTTTTTTCATACAATGACACAAGAATGTTCACCGAATTTTTAGGCGACTACATAACAGGAGCTTATCCAGATGATTTCACGACCGAACGAATGATCAAAAAAAGAGGCACTAGGCTCTATCTCGATTTTGTCCAACATCATGAAGGAAAAACACTAATTGCCCCCTATTCACCACGCGGCAATGACTTTGCAGGTGTCGCAACACCTCTTTATTGGGACGAACTCCAAGATGACATCCAAATTACGGACTACACGATTCTTACTGTCCCAGAAAGAATTAGAAAACTCGGCTGTCCTTTTGCCGAAATGGAGAAAGTACGATCCCATCAGCCTTTCGGAGAAGTCCTCGCCTTTTTAAAGCAAAACGGCCTTAGGCCGCCTGAGAATTGA